The Apodemus sylvaticus chromosome 5, mApoSyl1.1, whole genome shotgun sequence genome has a segment encoding these proteins:
- the LOC127685706 gene encoding lysophospholipase-like protein 1 has translation MAAAPTSVHLRRCVVSPARRHSASLIFLHGSGHSGEGQRQWIKQVLNQDLTFQHIKIIYPTAPSRPYTPLKGELSNVWFDRFKISNDCPEHLESIDRMCQVLTGLIDDEVKTGIQKSRILIGGACMAMHLAYRNHPDVAGVFVLSGFLNKASAVYQDLQQGDRTLPELFQCHGTADELVLHVWGEETNSKLKSLGVSTTFYSLPNVYHELNKTELESLKSWILMKLPEETDGQNE, from the coding sequence ATGGCTGCTGCACCCACCTCTGTGCACCTGCGACGTTGTGTGGTGTCCCCGGCCCGGAGACACAGTGCCTCGCTGATCTTCCTGCACGGCTCAGGTCACTCTGGCGAAGGACAGAGACAGTGGATCAAGCAGGTGCTAAACCAAGACTTGACATTCCAGCACATAAAGATTATTTATCCAACGGCTCCCTCCAGACCATATACTCCTCTGAAGGGAGAGCTCTCCAATGTGTGGTTTGACAGATTTAAAATATCTAATGACTGCCCAGAACACCTTGAATCCATCGATAGAATGTGTCAAGTGCTCACTGGATTGATTGATGACGAAGTGAAAACAGGCATCCAGAAGAGCAGGATATTAATAGGCGGAGCCTGCATGGCGATGCATTTAGCATATAGAAATCACCCAGATGTGGCGGGAGTATTTGTTCTTTCTGGTTTTCTGAATAAAGCATCTGCTGTTTACCAGGATCTTCAGCAAGGGGACCGCACGCTCCCTGAGCTCTTTCAGTGCCATGGCACTGCAGATGAACTAGTTCTTCATGTCTGGGGTGAGGAGACAAACTCCAAACTGAAATCTCTAGGAGTGAGCACAACATTTTACAGTCTTCCAAATGTTTACCATGAGCTGAACAAAACTGAGCTGGAGAGTCTCAAGTCGTGGATTCTCATGAAGCTGCCAGAAGAGACAGACGGGCAGAATGAATGA